TTGTTCGCTCGAAATTGCAACTCGCTGATTTATTCACCAAAACATTGACCTCAGCTCGTCTAAGGTTCttaatttccaaactcaacatgtgTGTTGCACTATCTTGAGTTTGAGGGAGGGTGTTAAACGATATTGTCCTGATCTTTTGGGATAATATCTTCCTCTACATGGCATGTATATTTTGTTCTCTTTTTCATGTATATCTTGTTTCTCGTTTTATCTTctgtttcttgtatataagaacaGATGTATTGTATCTTGTTTACCACGTTGAATACAATCCTATCATTCAGAATATACATGTCATGACAATCTCTGTCAATTTGGAGTAGCCATTCGAGATCGGGTGATGAAGAAACTTAACATTTGGTGTAATTCCGACAAGAAGTCCGGTTAAGAAACAACTATTGGAAGAGCCGTGCGGAAAGAAGACAAGGAGTAACGGCTATATTGGATCGGCGAGAGAGAGAAATCAAGGAAaggagagaggagagagagaaaTCGGCTATATTGGGCAGCTAATTCTCCGGGTGTACTATTttcacaaggaaaaaaaaaaaatccaaatccatTATTGCTAATTTTGTTATGGGCAGGCATAAAGGGTGCAACAACAAGGAGAGGCGTCTGGAAAATATCTTTACCCAATATAAAATGAGTATAATTAATCAGAATCAGagggtttatcaaaaaaaaaaaaaaaaaaatcagaatcagaGGGTTTGACTGGATTTTCCTGTCTGCTTCAGCAAAACTCACTCTCGCCtcctctggaaaataaaaatggaTGCTCTAAGTGGCAGCAATGGTGGGTTTTGGTGGAAATTCCATTTAAATTCCAAACGTGGTCGCAATTCCAATTCTCGTAGAAACTCGCAATCCGGTGGCTCCAATGGAGATGGCGGCGGCGGCAGAACGAACTACAGATTTCCATTGAAACAAGCTGTTACGGCTAGTTGTCTAGCACTTACTGGTGATACAATTGCTCAAGTGACTACTCATTTTAAGGATCTTCATCGTAacgatgatgataagaacaacaacaacaaggtgAGAAATATTTTCCTTCTTCGGTTTCTCTTGATTTCTCTTGATTCCGTGGTCTGTGACTATTGATACATATCGAGAGATGGATAGATGCACATTAATTATTAAACTTCATTTTAGGGTTTGTGAGCGacgaaagtcaaaaaaaaaatcctttagcTTTTTGGTTTAAACGAAATTCGATGTTTTAGAATTTTTGCTACTCTAGTTCAATTTTAGAAGTTTCTGAAATGATGTGTAGAATTACATTTCTTTTTcacttttcaatttttatttaggCCTGTCTATTTAGCCTACTTTACAACCACTGAAAATTTTGGAATGAATGTGATAAAGACTGAATCTTGAATTTACAGCGTATGTTAGAAATATTAACTGCGTCAATTCGGTATAAAGAGATCATATTGAAGGTTTAGCATGTATGATTAGTTATCGATGACTTACGGTTGTGTAAATTGGTAATGGTACTTGTATTATTAGATACCGGAGAAGATGAAATGGTAGTCCTCACCCCTCATAAAACTAGATACTGGAAATGGATGAAATGATTTCTTGACTATCTCCCTTATAATAGAGATTGTTTCCGGTTGCATTTGTATTTCGAGCACATAATCTCTGGTGTAATCCCATAAATGTTTGCTTTTTGTTTATGGAACTTAAATTTTGGAGATATTGTCAAGACTATCCAATTGCTTACTCCATTGTGGCATTTGCATGCCCAATGAGGAGTTGTCTTGTAGTTCAAATTTCAAATTCTAACTGATATGTCTTGTTACACTTCCTATGATTTATAAGGTTAGAAAACACCAAGTTGTTATGATGGTTAACATTATGACAAGTGTTCATAGACCTCAATTTAGAAAAGAGTGAAGAACATTTTCTTTATTGTCCAGTCAAAAGGAACAGAAAAGCATGATTTTGTAGTATGTTACTACAAAATCTTTTTCATGGGAGATATGCTACTCTAATGTTTGATATTTTGTGAAAGTAGATGACTAAGTTCAACGCAACGAGGCGTTTCTTCATTTGCTTTACCTAATCCTTCTTGCATATGTTTACTTTGGTGTTCCAACTTCCCACACTGTTTTGTTGCTATGTTTTCTCTCACATCAATTACTGTTATCTTCTATAAACAAGTTGACATTCGATTTGGTAATGGTTTTAGGATGTCCTGTCATCTCTATTGTCAAAGCATGACTGGCTTCGATCACTTCGGATGAGTACATATGGTTTTTTCCTGTATGGTCCAGGCTCTCATGCGTGGTATCAATACCTAGATTACTCTTTGCCTAAGCAATCCGTACAAAATTTCTTGCTAAAGGTATGTGTAACTTTTTAGTTCTTTTTCTCTTTTGACATATCAATTTTATGGACAACGAGATGAATCATCTTCTCTTGTATTCCAAGTTTTTCTCAAACCGTGTTACAACTTTATTTTTCATGCAGGTTACTTTAAATCAAGTAGTTCTTGGTCCAATTGTCATTGCTGTTGTTTTTGCTTGGAACAATTTATGGGTTGGAAAACTCAAAGAGCTTCCTAACAAGTACCAGAAGGATGCGCTTCCTACGCTACTCTATGGTGAGTACCCCTAAGATCCGTCTCTTCCATTGGCATAGAAACTCGCCATGTTTTTTTATTCAGTTgttctgttgttgtttttttctttcaggATTTAGGTTTTGGATTCCAGTCAGTGTACTAAACTTCTGGTACGTTCTTTCCTCTCATGTTTTGTTTTGAGTTGATTCCACCAATTGTTGGAAGCGGTATAACCCTCTAAAAGATCATTGAATCATGAAGTCTGGCACACTTACCATATTCTAATGTCTGAAGTTGGTTGGTCCGAATCAATGTCATTAATAACAACTAACCAGGATCTTCTTTCTTAAACAaataactgtttttttttttttactcataATCCGAATTCTAAACATGCGCAAGTGTTTTTGTTTTAGGCTGGTTCCTCTTCAGGCCCGGGTCGGATTCATGTCTACCGCCTCCATATTTTGGAACTTCTATCTGTCATCGACGATGATCAAGTAGTAATCTGTTCTGAGCCATTTAAATTATGAGAACTTGAGATACAGACCTTCAAAACTGTGTTGAAGGTACGTGATATATATTTGTATGTTTATATATCTTTCCTGCTGTATATTTGTTTGAGAtacattccttattatgtaaTCTAATAATTTAATACACTATATTTATGCAGTGGAATAGATAAGCATGATTGTTATTGCACCTGCTCAAGATTAGCAACATCTCTTTTTCAAAAAGATTAGCAACATCTATCATGAATTTTAACCTTGCTAACTATTGGGGGAAATTGTTATCATTTCATTTCTGTCTTTGGAAAGGCGTAAGCATTCTTTGTTTTTCTATATTAACTGGTGTAAATGCAGCAAATGCTCATCTTTTGTAAGCATCATGTACCCAGAATCTTGTTGAAAAATAAAAGAACGCATTTTAAGATATTGGATGATCTTGTATGATGGGTGAGCATAATTTACAAATAACCCTATGATAATCTGCATGGGTGTTCCCATGAAGAGGTGTAAACGAGGCTTTAGAAAGTATCTGGAGTAAGTAATTTGTTGTTGAATATATGTCTCATATTAGAAATGTTCAATTAGCTCTTGCCAAGATGATGAATCTAATGATCAGTAATCTTTTTATTTCCTCGACCTGACTTGAAAATTCAGTGTTTTGTCTTCCCTATCTGTAGTCTGAAATGTAGCTGGATGATTTTGATACCTTACTGACTTACtgattgatttttcttaaggTAGCTTCGTCGTCACTTTCACTCCAAGTTCAGTcacttttttcctttttcttccttttatttttgttGACCTGAAAGCTACATTGTCATTCAAACTTCAGTTTTCTTAACTACCTTGCTTGGGTGCATGCCACTTGCACTTTACTTGCTTGTATATGGTGAACTCCTTTGTGAATCTGATGATCGGAAGGTCAAGTCGCTGTGGCCTGCATTCAGTCGGTTATCTTTTCTTTATCTTTAAACTCTAGGTAAATCTGAAACAAGAATGTTTGTTGCCCCCAAGTTTTCCCCCAGTAGGTGCCATTAGTTACCCATAGCTTTTATGTGGGACGAGCATCTCCCAAATGGTCCAGACAGGATCGGA
This DNA window, taken from Papaver somniferum cultivar HN1 chromosome 3, ASM357369v1, whole genome shotgun sequence, encodes the following:
- the LOC113356346 gene encoding protein SYM1-like, which codes for MDALSGSNGGFWWKFHLNSKRGRNSNSRRNSQSGGSNGDGGGGRTNYRFPLKQAVTASCLALTGDTIAQVTTHFKDLHRNDDDKNNNNKDVLSSLLSKHDWLRSLRMSTYGFFLYGPGSHAWYQYLDYSLPKQSVQNFLLKVTLNQVVLGPIVIAVVFAWNNLWVGKLKELPNKYQKDALPTLLYGFRFWIPVSVLNFWLVPLQARVGFMSTASIFWNFYLSSTMIK